The following are encoded in a window of Lynx canadensis isolate LIC74 chromosome B1, mLynCan4.pri.v2, whole genome shotgun sequence genomic DNA:
- the PYURF gene encoding protein preY, mitochondrial has translation MLSGARAWLLALSLRGTCTLPSAVARRCLHASGSWRSADKSEKTGNAPRVFDPALLEFLVCPLSKKPLRFEASTNELINEELGIAYPIIDGIPNMIPQAARMTHQNKKQEEMEQH, from the exons ATGCTGAGCGGAGCGCGCGCCTGGCTCCTCGCCTTATCGCTGCGGGGCACATGCACGCTGCCGTCCGCGGTCGCCCGTAGGTGCCTTCACGCGTCGGGGTCGTGGCGGTCCGCAGACAAGAGCGAGAAGACGGGGAACGCGCCCCGCGTCTTCGACCCGGCCCTGCTCGAGTTCCTGGTGTGCCCACTCTCCAAGAAGCCGCTCAG ATTTGAAGCATCGACAAATGAATTGATCAATGAAGAATTGGGAATAGCCTATCCAATTATTGATGGGATTCCTAATATGATACCACAGGCAGCTAGGATGacacatcaaaataagaagcaagaagaaatggAGCAGCACTAG
- the PIGY gene encoding phosphatidylinositol N-acetylglucosaminyltransferase subunit Y, with the protein MFLSLPTLTVLIPLVSLAGLFYSASVEENFPRDCTSTASLCFYSLLLPITIPVYVFFHLWTWMGIKLFRHN; encoded by the coding sequence ATGTTTCTGTCTCTTCCTACGTTGACTGTCCTTATTCCACTGGTCTCTTTAGCAGGACTGTTCTACTCAGCCTCTGTGGAAGAAAACTTCCCACGGGACTGCACTAGCACAGCAAGCCTGTGCTTTTACAGTCTGCTCCTGCCCATTACCATACCAGTTTATGTGTTCTTCCACCTTTGGACTTGGATGGGTATTAAACTCTTCAGGCATAATTAA